The stretch of DNA GCGCCACTGCTTCAGCAGCGCCAGTCCCGAACCGTCCGGCAGGCCGAGATCGAGGATCGCGAGCTCGTACTGCTCGGTGGCCATGAGCGAGCCGGCCACGTGCAATGACGTGGCCAGATCCGTGCGATAACCGTTGTCCCTGAGGCACTCGACCAGGCTCTCGGCCAGCAGGTCGTCATCTTCGAGAAGCAACAGTTTCATGGATGGTGCATCACCCCTGGAGATCGATGTTACCCGACATGCCGGACTCGTAGTGGCCGGGGATGTTGCAGGCGTATTCGAGGCTATCCACATTCTGGGGGGCGGTCCAGACGAGTTCGGCGCTCTCTCCCGGGGCGAGGGTCACGGCGGGCATCTGGCCGCCGTGCTGTCCCTCGGCCATGTCGTGACCGCCATGCCCTTCGTGGCCATGGTCGCCGCTCATCTGCTGCATCATCTCGCGGTGAGCCGCCTGCGCCTCGGCGTCGCCGATCACGAACTCATGGGCTAGATTACCGGTGTTGGTGATCTCGAAGCGGATCGTGGCGCCGGGCGCCACGTCCAGCGATTCGGCGTCGAACCACATGTCGCCCGCCTCGAGGCGGATGGTGCGGTCGACCTCGGCGTCGCCGGCCGGCGCATGGGAACCACCGTGCTCGCCGGCGGCGAAGGCGGTGCTGGTGACGAGCCCCAGGGTCAGGGCTAGTAGCATCTTGCGCATCGCGGGTACCTCTCGCGTCGTATCGGGGAGTGTCCGTTGTACCCTAGCAACCTGAAACGAGACTGAAACCGGGTATCGACATCGGGCCCCCGCGAGGTCCTTGACCTCTGGGCGGCCCAAGGGTTGTAAGATCATAACGAAAGTTGCCAGCGTCTTCTCCTCGGGGGGAGTCGTCGTTCCTACCATACGCACGATGAGGAGAACGATCATGGTCAGATACCAGCGGGTCATCGCCATCGCCCTGGCAGCCGGCCTCGGCATCGCCGCCAGCGGCTCCGCTTCCGCTCACGGTACGTCTCAGGGTCACCTGGGCGCTGGCGGCATGATGGGCTATGGCCAACAGGG from Halomonas aestuarii encodes:
- a CDS encoding cupredoxin domain-containing protein translates to MRKMLLALTLGLVTSTAFAAGEHGGSHAPAGDAEVDRTIRLEAGDMWFDAESLDVAPGATIRFEITNTGNLAHEFVIGDAEAQAAHREMMQQMSGDHGHEGHGGHDMAEGQHGGQMPAVTLAPGESAELVWTAPQNVDSLEYACNIPGHYESGMSGNIDLQG